One Methylophaga marina DNA window includes the following coding sequences:
- a CDS encoding YqaA family protein, whose translation MRLFSGLYARVMIWARHKYATYWLALVSFTESSCFLVPPDVMLAPMTLARPERAWFLAMLTTVTSVLGGLLGYFIGLFAFNMAEPLLISLGYMDAYIHAAEWFDQWGIWAIFLAGFTPIPFKIFTIAAGAANMALIPFLLGSFVGRGMRFFLVAGLMRWGGPELESKLHLWVDRLGWFTVLGLVIGYFIFV comes from the coding sequence ATGCGATTATTTTCTGGTTTGTATGCACGAGTGATGATTTGGGCTCGACATAAATATGCGACCTATTGGTTAGCGTTAGTCAGTTTCACTGAGTCTTCGTGTTTTCTGGTTCCACCTGATGTGATGTTGGCACCCATGACCTTAGCAAGGCCTGAGCGAGCATGGTTTTTGGCGATGCTGACCACCGTGACTTCGGTATTGGGGGGATTGTTAGGTTATTTTATTGGTTTATTTGCGTTCAATATGGCTGAACCACTCTTGATATCACTAGGCTATATGGATGCGTATATTCATGCGGCAGAGTGGTTTGACCAGTGGGGTATTTGGGCCATATTTCTGGCCGGGTTTACCCCCATACCGTTCAAAATATTCACTATAGCAGCAGGTGCCGCCAATATGGCACTGATACCGTTCTTGCTCGGCTCGTTTGTTGGTCGAGGAATGCGTTTCTTTTTAGTGGCTGGTCTGATGCGCTGGGGTGGGCCTGAATTGGAATCCAAACTCCATCTATGGGTAGACCGACTAGGTTGGTTCACTGTTCTGGGTTTGGTGATAGGTTATTTTATATTCGTATAG
- the cydB gene encoding cytochrome d ubiquinol oxidase subunit II: MVLDYETLKLIWWLLMGILLIGFALTDGFDMGVGILLPFIGHTDEERRIMINTVGPHWEGNQVWLVTAGGALFAAWPLVYAMAFSGFYLAMMLTLFALFLRPVGFDYRSKLDNSRWRSSWDWGLFIGSFVPPLIFGVAFGNLLLGVPFYFDEMMRPNYTGGFLQLLNPFALLAGVVSLLMIVMHGSVWLQIRTLDSLEWRATQVAKASSVALLIAFALAGLWVSFGIDGYVVSSMPAASSSFTPDMKQVTTQAGGWLLNYQQYPWMMLAPILAFLGMIGVYLFSHFSRAGWAFISSSITLTGIILTAGFSMFPFIMPSSDAVNHSLTMWDATSSLLTLKIMFWVAVVMVPIIICYSFWTYRRMWRRLDVNFIRGNQHSTY, encoded by the coding sequence ATGGTACTGGATTACGAAACATTAAAATTAATCTGGTGGCTGCTGATGGGAATTCTCCTTATTGGCTTTGCCTTGACTGATGGCTTTGATATGGGCGTAGGAATTTTACTACCGTTTATCGGCCATACTGATGAAGAGCGCCGTATTATGATTAATACGGTCGGTCCTCACTGGGAAGGAAACCAAGTGTGGTTAGTCACGGCAGGTGGTGCCTTATTCGCTGCATGGCCCCTGGTTTATGCCATGGCGTTTTCAGGTTTTTATTTAGCGATGATGCTAACGTTGTTTGCCCTCTTTCTTCGACCTGTAGGGTTTGACTATCGAAGTAAACTGGATAACTCACGCTGGCGTTCCAGCTGGGATTGGGGGTTATTTATCGGCAGCTTTGTCCCGCCACTTATCTTTGGTGTGGCATTCGGTAATTTATTACTGGGTGTACCCTTTTATTTTGACGAAATGATGCGTCCAAACTACACCGGTGGCTTCCTGCAGTTATTAAATCCCTTTGCCTTGTTAGCGGGCGTAGTCAGCTTGCTGATGATTGTTATGCATGGATCTGTCTGGTTGCAAATTCGAACATTGGATAGTCTTGAATGGCGAGCCACACAAGTTGCCAAGGCCAGTTCAGTCGCCTTATTAATTGCCTTTGCTTTAGCCGGCTTATGGGTGTCTTTCGGTATTGATGGCTATGTCGTCAGCTCTATGCCTGCGGCAAGTTCAAGCTTCACACCCGATATGAAGCAAGTCACTACTCAAGCGGGAGGCTGGTTACTGAATTATCAACAGTATCCATGGATGATGCTGGCGCCCATATTGGCTTTTCTGGGCATGATTGGCGTGTATTTATTTTCTCACTTTTCACGTGCTGGCTGGGCTTTCATCAGCAGTTCCATCACACTGACGGGCATTATCCTGACCGCTGGATTTTCTATGTTCCCATTCATCATGCCATCAAGTGATGCAGTGAATCATAGCCTGACTATGTGGGATGCCACCTCGAGTTTGTTAACATTAAAAATTATGTTTTGGGTGGCGGTAGTCATGGTGCCAATTATTATTTGCTACAGCTTCTGGACCTACCGTCGTATGTGGCGAAGACTCGATGTGAATTTCATTCGTGGTAACCAACATTCAACCTATTAG
- the parE gene encoding DNA topoisomerase IV subunit B, producing MTNTYNASAIEVLTGLEPVRKRPGMYTDTARPNHLAQEVIDNSVDEAVAGHAKQIQVTLHKDNSLEVSDDGRGMPVDIHPEEGVPGVEVILTRLHAGGKFSNKNYRFSGGLHGVGVSVVNALSSRLEVKIRRNATEYQIAFESGALVEALNEIGTVGKRNTGTTVRFWPEEPFFDSPKFSVPRLRHVLRAKAVLCPGLVVTFTDLSGKEKVEDRWCYEDGLNSYLSSAMTDAPCVPAAPFVGHMSEESQEVDWAMMWQLEAGDELAESYVNLIPTAQGGTHVNGLRSGVLEALREFCEFRNLLPRGVKLAPEDVWERCCYVLSVKLEDPQFSGQTKERLSSRQCAGFVSGVVKDAFSLWLNHHVEDGEKIADLAINNAQSRLKQAKKVVRKRVQSGPALPGKLADCASQDPSRTELFLVEGDSAGGSAKQGRNREFQAIMPLRGKILNTWEVEPGQVLASQEVHDIAVAIGVDPGSDDLSGLRYGKICILADADSDGAHIATLLCALFVRHFRPLVEAGHICVAMPPLYRIDVGKQVFYALDDEERQIILDRIEKEKIKGKVSTQRFKGLGEMNPMQLRETTMAPDTRRLIRLTINAEDDTMMTLDKLLAKKRAGDRKSWLEQHGDLADLAAL from the coding sequence ATGACGAATACATACAATGCATCTGCCATTGAAGTTTTGACGGGGCTTGAGCCTGTCCGAAAACGACCAGGCATGTATACAGATACTGCTCGTCCTAACCATCTTGCCCAAGAGGTCATTGATAACAGTGTTGATGAGGCTGTGGCCGGTCATGCTAAACAGATTCAGGTAACACTACACAAAGACAATTCATTGGAAGTGAGTGATGATGGTCGAGGTATGCCCGTGGATATTCATCCCGAAGAAGGCGTGCCTGGTGTTGAGGTGATTCTGACCCGACTTCATGCTGGTGGTAAGTTTTCCAATAAGAACTACCGATTTTCAGGTGGTTTACATGGTGTGGGTGTTTCTGTTGTTAATGCATTATCGTCTCGCCTGGAAGTCAAAATTCGTCGAAATGCGACCGAGTATCAGATTGCTTTTGAAAGCGGTGCTTTAGTCGAAGCTTTAAACGAAATTGGTACTGTTGGTAAACGGAATACTGGTACTACAGTGCGATTCTGGCCAGAAGAGCCGTTTTTTGATTCACCTAAATTTTCAGTACCTAGATTACGACACGTACTTCGGGCGAAAGCAGTGTTATGTCCGGGGTTAGTGGTCACATTTACTGATCTATCCGGAAAGGAAAAAGTTGAAGATCGCTGGTGTTATGAAGATGGATTAAATTCTTATCTTTCCTCTGCCATGACCGATGCTCCCTGTGTCCCTGCCGCGCCTTTTGTAGGCCATATGAGTGAGGAGTCCCAGGAAGTCGACTGGGCAATGATGTGGCAGCTTGAAGCCGGTGACGAGCTGGCCGAAAGTTATGTCAATCTCATTCCCACTGCACAAGGTGGTACCCATGTTAACGGCCTACGCAGCGGTGTTTTGGAAGCACTTAGGGAATTCTGTGAGTTTCGTAACTTATTGCCGAGAGGTGTGAAGTTAGCACCGGAAGATGTTTGGGAACGCTGTTGTTATGTGTTGTCCGTCAAGTTGGAGGACCCACAGTTTTCAGGACAGACCAAAGAACGTTTATCTTCTCGTCAGTGTGCTGGCTTTGTGTCTGGTGTAGTCAAAGATGCCTTTAGTTTGTGGCTGAACCATCACGTGGAAGATGGCGAAAAAATAGCTGATTTGGCGATCAATAACGCTCAGTCCAGATTAAAACAAGCAAAAAAAGTGGTCCGAAAACGGGTACAGTCCGGCCCAGCTCTACCGGGTAAGTTAGCGGATTGTGCTTCACAGGACCCATCCCGTACAGAATTATTTTTAGTTGAAGGGGACTCGGCTGGCGGCAGTGCCAAGCAAGGGCGAAACCGTGAGTTTCAGGCGATTATGCCTCTACGCGGCAAAATTCTGAATACCTGGGAAGTTGAGCCTGGACAAGTCCTGGCATCTCAGGAAGTCCATGATATTGCGGTCGCTATTGGTGTGGATCCGGGGTCTGATGATTTGTCCGGTCTGCGCTATGGCAAGATTTGCATATTAGCCGATGCGGATTCTGATGGTGCTCATATCGCTACCTTGTTATGTGCCCTCTTTGTCAGACATTTCCGTCCTCTGGTGGAAGCTGGCCATATCTGCGTGGCGATGCCACCGTTATATCGCATCGATGTGGGCAAGCAGGTGTTCTATGCCTTGGATGATGAAGAACGCCAGATTATTCTGGATCGAATTGAAAAAGAAAAAATCAAAGGTAAAGTCAGTACGCAGCGCTTTAAAGGGTTAGGGGAAATGAATCCCATGCAGTTACGTGAGACGACTATGGCGCCTGATACCCGCCGTCTAATTCGACTTACCATTAATGCCGAAGACGATACGATGATGACCTTGGACAAACTGCTAGCCAAAAAACGGGCTGGTGATCGTAAGTCTTGGCTTGAGCAACATGGTGACTTAGCCGATTTGGCTGCTTTATAA
- the parC gene encoding DNA topoisomerase IV subunit A: MTTFVDDLENMPLRDFTEKAYLDYSMYVILDRALPHIGDGLKPVQRRIIYAMSELGLSALSKHKKSARTVGDVLGKYHPHGDSACYEAMVLMAQPFSYRYPLVDGQGNWGSIDDPKSFAAMRYTEARLAAYSQVLLSELGQGTADWIPNFDGTMDEPALLPARLPNLLLNGTTGIAVGMATDVPPHNLREVVNACLRLLKSPKSTLDDLLEDIQGPDFPTGAEIVSGRDEIHKIYATGHGSIKQRACYKKEEGEIIIHELPYQVSGAKVLEQIAAQMQAKKLPMVADLRDESDHENPVRLVIMPRSNRVDIESLMSHLFATTDLERSYRVNMNMIGMDGRPQVKNLLDMLQEWLSYRVETVRRRLQYRLDKVLDRMHVLEGLLVAYLNIDEVIAIIRTEDEPKAVMMERFGISDRQAEAILELRLRHLAKLEEMKIRGEMDELSKERKQLELLLGSDTRLKTLIRKELTADAEKYGDDRRSRIIERQAAKALNATELLPTEPLTIVLSESGWVRAAKGHDVDPASLNFRTGDRYFASVKARSNQQIVFLDDSGRSYSLGAHTLPSARGQGEPLSGRLQSPPEARFVAVLTVESEQSVLLTNTAGYGFITQLDNLIAKNKAGKAIFNIPKGASLLPPLFINSKDTRVAVASGDGRLLVFPADDIPEMNKGKGVRLINIPQAKFTSGQEWMQAVVIVPNEQGLTLHAGRRHLTLKATDLEHYQGSRGKRGHKLPRGLQKVSEMEVAE, encoded by the coding sequence ATGACTACTTTCGTCGATGATTTGGAGAATATGCCGCTACGCGATTTCACTGAAAAAGCGTATCTGGATTATTCGATGTATGTCATTCTGGATCGTGCATTGCCGCATATTGGTGATGGTTTAAAACCTGTTCAGCGTCGGATTATTTATGCGATGTCTGAGCTTGGATTGAGTGCCTTATCCAAGCATAAAAAGTCAGCTAGAACAGTGGGTGATGTATTAGGTAAATACCATCCTCATGGTGACTCTGCCTGTTACGAAGCCATGGTATTAATGGCACAGCCATTTTCTTATCGTTATCCTCTAGTCGATGGGCAAGGTAACTGGGGCTCGATTGATGATCCTAAGTCTTTTGCTGCAATGCGTTATACAGAAGCGCGTCTGGCAGCGTATTCACAGGTTCTGTTAAGTGAGTTAGGACAGGGGACTGCGGACTGGATACCTAATTTTGATGGCACCATGGATGAGCCAGCATTACTGCCAGCTCGATTACCGAATCTATTATTGAATGGTACGACTGGGATAGCGGTCGGTATGGCGACCGATGTGCCCCCTCATAATCTTCGCGAAGTAGTGAATGCCTGCTTACGCTTATTAAAATCACCAAAAAGCACATTAGACGATCTGCTTGAAGATATTCAGGGCCCAGACTTCCCAACAGGTGCCGAGATCGTTTCCGGCCGCGATGAGATTCATAAAATATATGCCACAGGCCATGGTTCAATAAAACAGCGTGCCTGTTATAAAAAAGAAGAGGGGGAAATCATTATTCATGAATTGCCCTACCAGGTTTCAGGCGCCAAAGTACTAGAACAAATTGCCGCACAGATGCAGGCCAAAAAATTACCGATGGTCGCTGATTTACGTGATGAGTCAGATCATGAAAATCCCGTGCGACTGGTGATTATGCCCCGCTCAAACAGAGTGGATATTGAGAGTTTAATGTCACATCTGTTTGCGACTACAGATTTAGAACGCAGCTATCGTGTCAATATGAACATGATTGGAATGGATGGCCGTCCTCAGGTGAAAAATCTGCTGGATATGCTGCAGGAGTGGCTCAGTTATCGGGTTGAAACGGTTCGTCGTCGTCTACAGTATCGCCTGGATAAAGTGCTGGATCGCATGCACGTGCTGGAAGGCTTACTCGTGGCCTACCTCAATATCGATGAGGTAATAGCCATTATCCGCACTGAGGATGAGCCGAAAGCCGTGATGATGGAGCGCTTCGGAATCTCGGACAGACAAGCTGAAGCTATATTAGAACTACGTTTACGCCATTTAGCCAAGCTGGAAGAGATGAAAATCCGTGGCGAAATGGATGAGTTGAGTAAAGAACGGAAACAACTCGAATTATTATTAGGCTCAGATACTCGACTGAAAACACTTATTCGTAAAGAATTGACGGCAGATGCTGAAAAGTATGGTGACGACCGACGATCACGGATTATAGAGCGACAAGCTGCAAAAGCACTGAATGCCACCGAATTATTACCCACTGAACCTTTAACCATTGTGCTGTCTGAAAGTGGTTGGGTGCGTGCAGCCAAAGGTCATGATGTGGATCCGGCTTCATTAAACTTCCGTACCGGTGATCGCTATTTTGCGTCAGTAAAAGCCAGAAGTAATCAACAGATTGTGTTTCTGGATGACAGTGGTCGTAGTTATTCTCTCGGTGCTCATACCTTACCCTCTGCGAGGGGGCAGGGTGAACCATTGAGTGGGCGGTTACAATCACCTCCTGAGGCCAGGTTTGTCGCCGTTCTTACGGTTGAGTCGGAACAATCGGTGCTGCTAACCAATACGGCAGGTTATGGTTTTATTACTCAACTCGATAATTTGATCGCTAAAAATAAAGCGGGCAAGGCCATATTTAATATTCCAAAAGGCGCCTCACTGCTGCCACCGTTATTTATAAACAGCAAGGATACACGCGTTGCCGTGGCTTCCGGAGATGGACGTTTATTGGTTTTTCCTGCAGATGACATTCCAGAAATGAACAAGGGCAAAGGCGTCCGACTCATTAATATTCCACAGGCAAAATTCACTTCGGGTCAAGAATGGATGCAAGCGGTCGTTATTGTACCTAATGAACAGGGCCTGACCTTACACGCTGGCAGACGCCACTTAACCTTGAAAGCCACGGATCTGGAGCATTACCAAGGCAGTCGAGGCAAAAGAGGACATAAACTCCCTCGTGGTTTACAAAAAGTCAGTGAGATGGAAGTCGCTGAATAA
- the surE gene encoding 5'/3'-nucleotidase SurE encodes MKILISNDDGYMSKGIRTLAKAMAELGEITVVAPDRNRSGASNSLTLENPLRLERQEDGVYRVEGTPTDCVHLAITGLLDDEPDMVVSGINSGANLGDDVLYSGTVAAAMEGRFLGLPAIAISLTSHNGTHYETAAWVAKKLVAQLKLSALPADTILNVNVPDLPIDEITGIESTRLGHRHKAEPVIKETDPRGRAMYWIGPAGEEEDAGPGTDFDAIRRGAVSVTPLQIDLTRYDAIDGVANWLKDI; translated from the coding sequence ATGAAAATCCTGATAAGCAATGATGATGGCTACATGTCGAAAGGCATCCGCACACTGGCAAAGGCTATGGCAGAACTAGGGGAGATAACCGTTGTCGCACCAGACAGAAATCGCAGCGGTGCCAGCAATTCACTGACATTGGAAAACCCGCTCAGACTGGAGAGACAAGAAGATGGCGTATACAGAGTAGAAGGAACGCCCACTGACTGTGTGCATCTGGCCATTACCGGATTACTCGATGATGAACCCGATATGGTGGTATCAGGTATTAATTCTGGCGCTAACCTGGGTGATGATGTGCTTTACTCCGGTACTGTGGCAGCGGCGATGGAAGGGCGTTTCCTAGGGCTACCAGCCATTGCGATATCACTGACATCACATAATGGAACACACTATGAAACAGCGGCCTGGGTCGCCAAAAAGTTGGTCGCTCAGTTAAAACTCTCTGCTTTGCCGGCTGATACCATTCTTAATGTCAATGTGCCCGATTTACCGATAGATGAAATTACAGGTATCGAAAGCACCAGACTGGGCCATCGTCATAAAGCTGAACCTGTTATCAAAGAAACGGATCCTCGTGGTCGTGCAATGTACTGGATCGGTCCGGCAGGTGAAGAGGAAGATGCAGGACCTGGCACTGACTTTGATGCTATTCGCCGGGGAGCTGTGTCAGTCACCCCCTTACAAATTGATTTAACACGCTACGATGCTATTGATGGCGTTGCCAACTGGTTGAAAGATATTTGA
- a CDS encoding cytochrome ubiquinol oxidase subunit I: protein MISEHLVDLSRLQFAITAMYHFIFVPLTLGLSWILVIMESVYVMTGKEIYRDMTKFWGKLFGINFALGVTTGLTMEFQFGTNWAYYSHYVGDIFGAPLAIEGLMAFMLESTFVGMFFLGWDRLSKRQHLTTTFLVALGSNLSALWILVANAWMQNPVGAQFNYETMRMELTSFSEVFFNPVAQVKFIHTVAAGYVTGAMFVLSISAYYLLRKRDIGFARRSFAVAAGFGVAAICSVILLGDESGYEVGDVQKTKLAAIEAEWETAEPPAAFTLFGLPNDETMETDYAVKIPYLLGLIATRSVTEPVTGVKDLVAEHEDRVRNGMQAYALLKQLREGPVTEETKAAFDEVKDDLGYGLLLKKYTNNVTDATDEQIKAAARDTVPPVAPMFWAFRVMVACGFAMLIVFFLSFYHCAKRQEYKKKWLLRLAMFSLPLPWIAAETGWFVAEFGRQPWTISGILPTHISTSTLSAGDVYNSLIALVVFYTLLLIVELYLMIRFIRQGPSSLHTGRYHHETSAARS from the coding sequence TTGATTTCTGAACACCTAGTCGATCTATCCCGTTTGCAGTTTGCCATCACGGCAATGTATCACTTCATTTTTGTTCCACTTACTCTGGGGCTTTCTTGGATTCTGGTGATCATGGAATCCGTCTATGTTATGACCGGTAAAGAAATCTACCGAGACATGACAAAATTCTGGGGCAAACTCTTCGGAATCAACTTCGCTCTTGGTGTGACGACTGGGCTGACTATGGAATTTCAGTTTGGCACCAACTGGGCCTATTATTCGCACTATGTTGGCGATATATTCGGTGCCCCACTAGCCATTGAGGGCTTGATGGCTTTCATGCTTGAGTCCACCTTTGTAGGTATGTTTTTCCTCGGCTGGGACAGACTCAGCAAACGACAACATTTAACCACCACTTTCCTGGTCGCTCTCGGGTCTAATCTTTCTGCATTATGGATTCTGGTGGCGAATGCCTGGATGCAAAATCCGGTCGGTGCACAGTTCAATTATGAAACTATGCGTATGGAACTGACCAGCTTCTCCGAAGTATTTTTCAACCCTGTGGCTCAGGTGAAGTTTATCCATACTGTGGCTGCCGGTTATGTCACTGGTGCCATGTTTGTTCTGAGTATCAGTGCTTACTACTTATTGAGAAAGCGTGATATCGGCTTTGCTCGTCGTAGTTTTGCTGTCGCAGCAGGTTTTGGTGTGGCGGCCATATGTTCAGTCATTCTGCTAGGTGATGAAAGTGGTTATGAAGTAGGTGATGTACAGAAAACAAAATTAGCCGCCATTGAAGCTGAATGGGAAACTGCAGAGCCACCTGCCGCATTTACACTGTTTGGCTTGCCGAATGACGAAACAATGGAAACCGACTATGCGGTTAAGATCCCTTATCTTCTGGGACTCATTGCGACACGCTCAGTCACTGAACCTGTTACGGGTGTTAAAGATCTGGTAGCTGAACATGAAGACCGTGTTCGTAATGGTATGCAAGCCTACGCCTTATTAAAACAATTACGCGAAGGTCCTGTCACAGAAGAAACTAAAGCCGCGTTTGATGAAGTCAAAGATGACTTGGGCTACGGACTACTGTTGAAGAAATATACTAACAACGTCACCGACGCGACAGACGAACAAATTAAAGCGGCAGCACGTGATACTGTGCCACCTGTTGCACCTATGTTCTGGGCGTTCAGAGTCATGGTCGCTTGTGGTTTTGCCATGCTGATTGTGTTCTTTTTGTCTTTCTATCACTGTGCAAAAAGACAAGAGTACAAGAAAAAATGGTTGCTTCGTCTGGCGATGTTCAGCCTACCTTTACCATGGATAGCCGCCGAGACAGGTTGGTTTGTAGCTGAATTTGGTCGACAACCCTGGACCATCAGTGGCATTTTACCAACGCATATTTCGACATCGACCTTGTCCGCCGGTGATGTATACAACAGCCTGATAGCGTTAGTTGTCTTTTACACGTTGCTGTTAATTGTTGAGCTTTACCTGATGATCCGGTTCATCAGGCAAGGACCTAGCAGTTTACACACGGGTCGTTACCACCACGAAACATCAGCAGCGAGGAGCTAA
- a CDS encoding peptidoglycan DD-metalloendopeptidase family protein, producing MQWIGPLLLIFLLSSCGGGSRALAPVGSYGYDSSQRKITSPPSSYTVKKGDTLYSISWRYGMDYKELARINGIRSPYTIYVGQKLKFKRSTTSTRTASSSTSNKGKAVTKPSSTSSKPKVTKPTTSTKPAKSSTTTSSYSGNQNLQWRWPTDGVVIGSYSNSSSGGKGIDISGKAGQPVIAAASGKVVYSGNGLPRYGNLLIIKHNDVYLSAYAHNESLLVKEGQIVKSGQKIATLGRTGTQRYQLHFEIRRNGKPVDPQRFLPKR from the coding sequence ATGCAATGGATCGGGCCGCTACTGCTGATTTTTTTATTATCCTCATGTGGTGGGGGCAGTAGAGCATTAGCCCCTGTTGGCTCTTATGGTTACGATAGCAGTCAACGGAAAATAACCTCACCTCCTTCTTCATATACCGTAAAAAAAGGCGACACACTGTATTCCATTAGCTGGCGATATGGCATGGATTATAAGGAGCTGGCGCGAATTAATGGTATTCGTTCGCCTTACACCATCTACGTTGGGCAAAAGCTTAAATTCAAACGATCCACTACCAGCACAAGGACAGCATCCAGCTCGACCTCCAATAAAGGAAAAGCGGTCACAAAACCGAGTTCTACGTCATCAAAACCCAAAGTGACAAAACCCACCACATCCACTAAACCGGCCAAATCTTCAACGACGACGTCCAGCTATAGCGGTAATCAGAATTTACAATGGCGTTGGCCAACAGATGGTGTAGTGATTGGTTCCTATTCCAATAGCAGCTCTGGAGGCAAGGGTATCGATATCTCAGGTAAAGCCGGACAGCCTGTTATCGCGGCTGCTTCAGGCAAAGTTGTATACAGTGGGAATGGACTTCCAAGATATGGCAACTTACTGATTATAAAGCATAATGATGTTTACCTGAGCGCCTATGCTCATAATGAAAGTTTGCTGGTCAAAGAAGGCCAAATAGTCAAGTCCGGTCAAAAGATAGCCACGTTGGGGCGCACCGGTACTCAGCGATATCAATTACATTTTGAAATACGTCGAAATGGCAAACCTGTCGACCCACAACGCTTCTTACCTAAACGATAA
- a CDS encoding protein-L-isoaspartate(D-aspartate) O-methyltransferase, which produces MKTDYRGIGMTSQRTRDRLVARLQERGIKNSDVLSVIREMPRHLFVDEALASRAYEDTALPIGHGQTISQPYIVAKMTEILLEGGPRQKILEVGTGSGYQTAVLSKLVERVYSVERISPLQNQARERFYQLKLNNIKLKHSDGNWGWEWYAPYDAIIVTCAPEHIPLELLKQLAPGGRLVIPVGSSQGQSLRVIDREGDRYEETELDPVSFVPLLSGQI; this is translated from the coding sequence ATGAAAACCGACTACCGAGGCATCGGCATGACCTCTCAGCGAACGCGTGATCGGCTGGTGGCCAGATTGCAGGAGCGAGGGATTAAAAATAGTGATGTGTTGTCTGTCATTCGTGAGATGCCAAGACATCTATTTGTGGATGAAGCCTTAGCGAGCCGGGCATACGAAGATACTGCCTTACCTATTGGTCATGGGCAGACCATTTCTCAACCGTATATTGTCGCTAAAATGACCGAGATTTTATTAGAGGGTGGTCCTCGTCAAAAAATTCTAGAGGTCGGTACTGGCTCGGGTTATCAAACCGCGGTGTTATCCAAACTTGTCGAACGGGTATACAGTGTTGAGCGTATTTCGCCGTTACAAAATCAAGCGCGTGAACGTTTTTATCAATTAAAACTCAATAATATTAAACTCAAACACAGTGATGGAAACTGGGGGTGGGAATGGTATGCGCCTTATGACGCTATTATTGTGACCTGTGCACCGGAACACATTCCATTAGAGTTATTAAAACAACTGGCTCCTGGAGGACGCTTGGTGATTCCTGTCGGCAGCAGCCAAGGACAGTCATTGCGTGTGATAGATCGTGAAGGCGACAGGTATGAGGAAACGGAATTAGACCCTGTCAGTTTTGTCCCATTATTGAGTGGTCAGATTTAA
- the cydX gene encoding cytochrome bd-I oxidase subunit CydX: protein MWYFAWILGILLAVALGIINVMWLENCPMDTLDD, encoded by the coding sequence ATGTGGTATTTTGCCTGGATACTTGGAATTTTATTAGCTGTGGCATTAGGTATTATCAATGTCATGTGGTTAGAAAACTGCCCAATGGATACGCTGGATGACTGA